CGATGCTTGAGAGACCCTCGTTCATGAGGAAGGAGGCAGGCGGCAGGAGTCCCGAAAGATACACCTCGACCTTGTCGGAATAGAAGGGTTCGGGCTCGCCGGAGTACACGCAGGAGCCGTGGCGCATGACGTGTATCTCGTCCGCCCACGAGTAGGTGAGGTCGGTGTCGTGCGATGACAGTATCACCGTGACTCCCGAGCGGTGGAGCTGTTCGGCGATCTCCATGACCTCGCAGGCCATCTGGGGATCGAGTCCGGCGGTGGGTTCGTCCATGATCAGCACCTTGGGCTGCATGGCAAGAACTCCCGCAAGGGTGATCCTCTTCCTCTGTCCGTAGGACAGTTTCATTGTGGGGGATTTGCGGAACTCGCTCATTCCGACCGCGAACAGGGCATCGTCGACGCGTTTCTGCACCTCGTCTCTGGGGAGTTTCATGTTCTCCGGACCGAAGGCCACATCCTGTTCCACTATGGGTCTGAACAGCATGTCGTTGGGGTTCTGGAAGAGGATGGACACCTCGGAACGCATCTTCCTGATGTCGCGTCTTCTGTAGGATAAGGGCGAACCGTTGTACAGAACTTCGCCTGAATCGGGTTTGCGGAGGGCGTTGAGGATGCTGAACAATGTCGATTTACCTGCGCCGTTGGCACCGAGGATGGCGGTCTTGACGTTCTTCCCAATGGATATGGTGACATCGTTCAGGACGTCGGGGGAGTTGCGTTCGTATCTGAAACGGACGTTCTTTGTTTCCAGGAGGGGTTCGCTCATCTGACCACCTCCAATGTGATGTCGGTACCCATGGAACGGAGTGCTTCCGCCTGTTCGCGTATGGTCTTATCGAAGATCTCGTCGTAGATGAGAACGGAATCCCTTCCGAGCACCGCTTCG
The sequence above is a segment of the methanogenic archaeon ISO4-H5 genome. Coding sequences within it:
- a CDS encoding cobalt ABC transporter ATP-binding protein CbiO1, which produces MSEPLLETKNVRFRYERNSPDVLNDVTISIGKNVKTAILGANGAGKSTLFSILNALRKPDSGEVLYNGSPLSYRRRDIRKMRSEVSILFQNPNDMLFRPIVEQDVAFGPENMKLPRDEVQKRVDDALFAVGMSEFRKSPTMKLSYGQRKRITLAGVLAMQPKVLIMDEPTAGLDPQMACEVMEIAEQLHRSGVTVILSSHDTDLTYSWADEIHVMRHGSCVYSGEPEPFYSDKVEVYLSGLLPPASFLMNEGLSSIGTVTREPFPRTQCQMSAKIGGSKTGKIGTLHIVQVTDDTDIDALMNDYGDMTSGIYGMSARRAQDHSKAKIDFFYNGPENCTMKCLSGNDAVLFCDPLMVESARASADFVCNNGYADVKIDERDCSRTT